A stretch of DNA from Ctenopharyngodon idella isolate HZGC_01 chromosome 6, HZGC01, whole genome shotgun sequence:
cttgatcacttgtgGGTACCATCAACACCTAAATTAATctacagcggtcaggtggtacagtggTCACAtggtacaagtaggagctctcAGAAAGTTCCTatcttacaagctgtaattaagagctttacaagttgaaatcttgtaattacAGTCATTACAACATGGCGTGAATGCACCAAAATTGAGGAGttgagggtctgtccatataaacttccctcgtccacttgaaGAAGTTGAATTACTCGGTATGGCATGGCTCGctttactttcggtttgcttttccactgcactTTAGTACTGCTTCAAAGAGGGTGTGATTATAGAGTGATCGTGTAGTGATTATAGAGTGATCGTGTAGTTGCACCACCTTTACTGCCGTGGATCTGCTCCTCAGCTACCAAGGAGTctgaccacgatacagccattttttttttttttaagttgcgtgcaacattcatttaaagcaagtCGCTTAAAAAAGTTGCGTCactggtagtgacgattctctctgaaGAATCAGTGATTTGCAGTGTTTGCACGGCACATTTAGTATTGGTACGGTCGTATCATGCCATATCAaaccgtaccatgcagtggaaaaccACCATAAAAGTGGagttaaatgcagccttagttgAAATGTTGTCGACTTGTATGAGTGCAAGAATTCATAGCGTATTTTCAGGTTTCCAGTGAAGAATCCAGCTCTTTGTAGGcagtggctaaaggctgcaaagaatcgtAAATACCGAGAGAACACTGCAACGGAAAATCCGAAAAGCCTCAAGTTGTGCCCTAAATGACGCACtgtacactatgcacttatacactatgcactATATACTCAACtgtgtagtgtatgaattttaaaGAATCTGATAGCCCCTCCCCCTCTGCTATGTAATGCGagagttgagtgcatgaagtgtccaacattccacacttcggtttttttgttcttttttttttcttctgttaatTAAGTGcttcatccgggtatttaaagtgcactttttctttatGGAATTTTTAGTCTGAACACACTATAAAAcggcatagaatagtgcatacgTACGCAAACTTCAGTACGAACACTGTTTTAGGCCAGGGGTtttcagaacaaacaaacaaaaaaacatcaacaCCAGGATTGAAGTGACATGCTTTACTTGATTTATCATCACAGGAGAACATGTCATTGTAAACCATTAGAACATCAACATCTGAAAGAATaaacttaaataaattaataaacaacaaaataaataaagctaaacAATACATTATGCCACGTactctgaattttttttcagagaaaaactatattttgtgtgcgtatgtgtgcgTAATTATTTTTAGGTTTAGATTTTAAGAGAAAAGATTCAGTGAGAGATGTCCGCAGGCCGAGGCTGCATGCAGTAACACAGCAGGCATGTCTTAGGTTGTTGTATCGAAACATATCGGTGTTAATGTGTACACAAGTTACATTGaagataagaaaaataaattatcaTACTCTACTCTTACATATTACCCATGTAGAGActgatttacatttacatgcTTGCCAGCATTCAGAAGTAACATTGACCATTCTATCACAATTGAGAGGGAGAGAATATAGTTCAAATAGAACTGAGCAAAGAATTACAGTACAGGGTCATGTTTTACTTTAGATGCACAAACTAGCAAgaaactagtttttttttttttaaccttttttataTGATTATTCTCATCTAGGTGTTCTCAACACAGACTATGctatataatacaattaaagtctgctttattatattatatatctcAATATCATCTAACCAGGCAAGCAAATAGACATCTTTCATAGACTTTCACTTTTAAACAGATTTCCTCTGGCAGTATATCTGTGTCCTGTTCAGTAAGTCCTGATAGATCTTTGATCTTATAAACCGAGGAAAGGAGTCTTTTTCCATGAGGCTGTACACTTTAGCTTGGACTTCATTGAGACTGTTGGGAGTTGGCTCCAGAAGCCTCTGTTTGGTTTCCTCTCTGGTCCTGTGGTCTATGTTAACCTTCAGAGATATAAGAGTTAGAGAATATTAAATTCTGCACAACTGCTCTTGATAACAGCATAGAATCAACCAAACCATTTTCCAGCACAGCCAAAGTGGAGAGACTATAAATGGTGTGGTCACCaaagttcacacaaaaacatcTATCACTATCTCTGATGATCATATTTTGCGCTTCTACACCGTCACAAATTTTATTCAGTTTGTGGACCGTCTGAGCCAAGAGAGCAGGATTATTACATTTGGTAGATACGTCTCGTCTTGAAGGAGCCAAACTGGAGctatatttgtgttttctgtgaCCCACACTGTCAGGATGCTTAAGGACAGTGCTGTGCTTCCCGAATAACAAGCAGTGATTCACAAAGTAACTGAAGGTCATGCTGAACAAGAAGATGATCTTCAGGTTTGAAGCCAGGGAAGAACTAAAGTGAGCGTAGGTGTGCTAAAGAACAAACTCCGAGGGAGGAAAAATCTTTATAGCACAGGTCTCAAACTCGGAAGTGCATTGTATACGCAATTAAAAACTGTACATctttattataaatacaaatatatatatacattttcagcagccattactccagtgtcacatgatccttctgaaatcatttaatatcagtgttgaaaacagttgtgctgtttaatatttttgcggATTCTTcattaaatagaaagttcaaaagatatGACACGAATGCCTGTTATATCTGGAAACATCGCATGTATACATAGGctattgaaatgtttttttagtaTACTCATATTAACATATTTGCATCTATGTTATTTAGCAATACTATTAAGAGCTTTGGTGATTCAAACAAATACTGTTTGTTCAGGCGTAGTTGCTATGGTTTTATGGAAGGAGTCAACATACCTCTCTGGGTGCATGAATGTCAATAAATTCCTTGTAGATCTTACTGGCCTTAGACATCATCTTAGCAGGGGATTTGATCTTTTTATAGTCCTCACATGCCAACCAGAACTCGATGTTTTCATCACTGAACTCTGTTTTGAGGAAGGTTCTGAAAGCTGCCAAACCATCTATGAAATAAAGATGAATAAGATTACGGATAAACATCTTACTATATTAAAACCAATATATCTTTGTCATGTCTAATATGCCATATCTAGACCACACTGGCTACAGGAAATTCATCTCAAGGACACCAAACAGCAGAACCTGGATcagcatctttgttgatcctggaacaacattccaatcaaccaatcggatttgagggacaagtttacagtttttgtcaagtttaggcttacaaccagggttaggttcTTCTACATCAGTGTAATTTGCCTCTGATTTTAgagataacttatgggtagggttaggtttacgGGTAGGGATAGgattaaattttcagacaggaatgttgttccaggatcaacaaaatatgttgacccaggaacgcaTCTAACTCTGCAAAATCAGGATCTGCCACCAAGACAGATGCTTTCATTgatcaaaaacaatttttttttccccttgtcaCATTTGTGATGTGCTTCAAATGAGAGATTACACCAACATCGTCACTCATTGGACATTTCATCGtcactcactggatatttcactttgaaaggGTCACGAaatgtaatatcattttgcagaaatgttgccacagggatgtttttccaatgagcctggttGGATTTTATGATCATCATATGGtcttttgtggtgtttttttttttaccctgtaTCCTTTTTGTGTGAGGTAGACTTCTCAGTTAAAGTCCATACAAACAGCAGGGTGGGTAAATGAGACAATAGTGCTTCTCAGGAAATTCAATGAAAGGACAATCAAGAGGCAGTACAGACGCTAAATGTTCTCCTGCTGGCTAGCGAACAAAATGTTCTCCTTTAGTGTGgccattgtttgtttttgtttttttcttttaaaagtgatttTCTGCTGAGCATGTATCCTGTGCTATATCAGACACAGGATGTCATTTATATCTGAAATGCTTTTTACAGATCATGCTACCTGAAGGGGAGATTTTACCCAGCACCCTAGTAATTAATTGAAAGTGAGTGAAAGACACAGCCATTGAAATCCATAACATCCATAATTATCAtcatatcatcatcattatattAACAGAGTTTTGTGATTCAGTAGGACAATGCGTTTTTGTGcttataaatgtaaacaaaataaggTGCTCTTTCCAACATCCAGGAATTTATGCAGCACTGTCACTAAAGAATTTACCAGACACCATTTTCTCTTGCTTCTCAGAGGAGCAACTGGTGAGTAAAGCTAAACGTTTGTGTTTGGTAGACATTTTATATCGACATTCTTATATCTGTGTGTTAGTTTAAATATTTCACACATCTCATGTATCACATATTTGTCATTGTTTGCTTTGTCAATCTATCTGAAGCTGTTTTGAATACTACTCCTGCCAGTTATAATAAGTGTCTCAGGAAAGCATTTTAATCCATGGCTGTATTATATAACTGTTTTTCCtcaaacattacaaaaagtttGTCAGAGTAGTTGATATGGGATATGCCCGAGCATGTTATGTCAACTTCTTTCCTTGGGGTAGTAACCGTGTTATTCCGCCATGTTTGCAGTGTATGTTTGTCTCATTTTAGGCACTTGGTTGCTTGTTGGCCTAAGTAAAAAAGAGCATACGCATTCGACTTGCGTCTAAAAGTGTTAACTTCCATGACGTAGTACACATTGCCATGATGTTCTACCTTATGTCCTACATTATAACGCGAAGTATGTCATATCATTGTGTACTATGTCGCAGAAGTTAACGTTAAATGCATATGGCTGTCACACCAgaagcttgttattttactttaaaacgttttaaataaaagaatatttgTCTTGCACAAATGCATTGATTCGTtacagaaggcctttattaatggAGCcgcgtggagtacgtttatgatcgATGggtgcacttttttgggcttcaaaatttcATCCTCCAGTCACTcccattatatttatataataatataaaatatgttaaaaaataatgcgTTTTTTGAACAATCAAGCATGAAAACATATTCTAGTACACCCCAAAAGCAAAATCAAGACTTCATAATACCTAACGTTAGGGGTTTCCTCAGCTTTAGCAAGCTCCGCTAATAAAGGTTTTCTGAATGGTTTGCTGACTATCGTTACTATCTGAGTACTACTGTTGACAGATTTTAGAAGTCTTTAGCTTGAACAAACGTCCAGCACTGAGAGAGGCTATTTGTGGCACGTCTGGGGTGTCAGTACTGTGAGATTCaggaaagacacacacacacacacacacacacacacacacacacacacacacacacacacacacacacacacacacacacacacacacatacatactgtacaCGCGCTGTTCTAATTGATGTTGGAATTAAGCCTGAGGAAATAAGGCCTGTCATTTTGTGAGCAATCAACGAGAGAAGTCACAGCCAAACGCGTGACTCACAGGGAAATGGCGTCCTTCACATTAATATGGAAAGCTTACATAACTTGCTGCTGAACTATATCATGGCTGAAGTATAGCCATATATTGGTACAACATGTAGCATActaatattacaatattgcaaTACTTCAAAGATTTGTTGTAAGGATGTTTTGGAGAAGTGTGCTGGCTGGTGTACAGTGttaatacatattatatacatatataaaaattctGCTTAAATATAGATTATAAATgcttgaaacatttattttgtctcttaaattattattttttttaattgtttttttttttttcaatgtgttcaaatgttacattttccAGAATGTCATGATTTTGAGCTTATATTACACTgcacaaatgcatttataaaatgtgaaGAAAAAATCAGGGAAATTGCAAATTTTACTTTGTTTCAATTAAAGTcaatttttacagtatatactgcTTTTTACaacacattgtttcaaaacagctttacagaaaatcgtGAAGTTAATGTCtatataatatcttaatatcttcatgccttatgATTGCATTTAGCAGAGTAGAGCTGGTTGATAGTTTTCTTGGTGGAtagaaattttaaattgtaatttattttacgATGTTTACATAATGATGTGAGGGATTTATCAaagaattaaaatgttttttttttaatgaattagtTATAATTAGTTAATTAGTTATGTGCTAAATATTTCAACATAGATGAAACATGGTTAGAAGATTTCATATCTTTTTAAGATTCAAGTAATAAAAAGTGCCCTATTGAAGAATAACACAAATAAGCTCAATAATTTAAACCCATAGACTTAATCATGATTAATGTGACTTACATTTATTGGACAGCAGAGCATCAAATGAATCTGCCCATCTGGTCACTTCATCATTTGATAACCTAAGATGGCCAAAGATACATGATTAGGTACAGTTATGTGACAGCTAATGAactattttcctttttttttttttttttttgagggaaCAACAAAAAAGTACTCACTTCAAGTATCTTGTGGACCTCTCCTGAGCAGGAGGCAGGAATTCTGAAAAATCGCTGCATGAGTCTGATTTGTTAGACAGGCACCCTAGTCTAGTTTTCATGGCCctgaaaaaaaggaaagagaaagaagacaCAAGCAATCTTAAATAACAAAAGATTAGCAGCTGCCAATGACATTAGTGTATTCATAAGAGACTGGTgatgatttatttttagaacATACCAAATtactgatgataataataacaacaacagctCAGGTGTGCATAATAGCCTGTCTGATTAGATTGCAGTAATGCTCACAGATGTTATCATAAACCTGCATTATACAACACACCATTGCAATGTTCACTAATTATCAGGAGATGTGCATTCACCATATTGTAAACATGAATATTCTTTCAAAATGGGAATCATTGAAATGCAACAGCGCACCTGGCCCTAAAAAAGACATTATCATGAATTCTGCATGTATATTTACATCATAGAAGAATCAATCAGGACAGAGAGCGAGAGCGCGACAGAGAgcgagagacagagagatacaCACATTAACTCTTACATAAACTAAGTGGATATACTCACTGACTGTCCTTGCGATGCAATTTCTTCCAGTCGATTGTACTGTAGGAACAAGTGAGGTGTTGATTTGTCTGTGAAAATGATAAAgatttacatgtatatatactACTCATCAGTGAGCATATTTTGTTAATCACTATTCCCATGGCTCACAATTACTAGCATGCCAGATGCCACCTTTTCCCTTGAcgcaatataaaacatttggACCAACATAAGACTCACGTTATTTTGCTTTTGTTATTGCACCTGCAGTTCCAGGCACGTTCAGTTCTTCTAAAGGaacatttccaaaaaaataaataaataaaaatttccacTCTCTTACCATTTCAGTCCAAGAAACTGATGCAACCTATTGCTTTCACatgtagttatttttaattggGAACACTGCATGAAATTGACCATTCTTTTTCTGAAGGATTGTAAATTCCTCTACAGAAAATAGGCATGAGTAATTCCTCTCAACATGTATAAAAAAACCATGAGAACATAGCTTTGTGTTATTGTACACTTTGATGGGAATCAGAAAAGCCATTGGTATGTAatccctaacgctcaaaatacttaattgttttgagtaggacaaacttaaattgaacaaattagttcagttaaattaactgtaatgagtatttagaacttttttttttcttttgagttcacagcactgacatatttcaagtaaactgaactgtttcatcattttgagttgtatgaactcatttctttttatttatactagcttaagtttaactgaaactgggctgggatttctacttcccagcatgctttgcccatggtactcgaaagggagagtaaatgctaaaattatgtgttagataatgtttttttttgtgtgtgtgtgtgtgtgtgtgtgtgtgtgtgtgtgtgtgtgtgtgtaagattaatgttaagtgggagatttagtagtgattaatgttttttatgctaatttagaagggtttctgttaatgtgtgtttttggagagttaccatcatggtgacaagtggtgcatgtgGTTTGGTAAGTtagagcaggtaagttacatgttttaatttgctgtactcattcagtaagtgctataccatgctattgttaacatgttagaatattagcaagttggcattttcggaattttcttattagggtttacagtgaagtaaataattaaatttggcaagaactcaaaaaaataaaaattaaataaataactaaatactttatgttaattgctatcaaaatgtatgagttagctaactcattaCTTTAGGTAAgtagcaattaacatgcatgagtactacaaactcaaaacttgatagttctgcttacttaaaattgggaataTCCTAattcaaaaaatttgatgtaactgattacctctttttttttttttttttttttttgagttagcccaaattatttgggtttacagtgtaccaCGGATGTTATTAAAGAAGAGGTACAAGGTATATTTTAATCTGTGTGCTTGCATGTTAGCTTTGGTAGTTCTTGGCATAAAAGGCAGTTTAATTTGTGTCAAGTATCACATTTCtgtttgttcttgttttgtGGTATTTTATTGAATAGTTTCCTGTTTCTGAATATTGCTAAATGGAGTGCAAGTTAAAGGAACTGATGACATAtcatttattagtattatttttcaaccttttttttgtatcttttttcATTTGACTAATTACAACTAATGACCATTTTAAACATATGTCCCTTTTGGTAAAGCATCGCAGAAATCATGAATTTCTAATTGCGGTCTGTCAAACAATCCAAATTCTCTCAAGATGGGAATATTTTAGTGATTTGCCGGATGCTTGAGGCTTATTCTTCATTTCCTTGGACTGGATGAGAACACGTGCTATGCTATTTATAAAATGCACTGACAAATCTATCTAGGCAGGGAGAAGCCAGTTCATGTTCTATGCATCCATGCAGCACAAATGGAGCTACAGGgagcttgctaaataaaagatACTCTGATGTCTCACCCTTATAAAATCATCATGAGATGcccaaagaaataaaaacattgctAACATTCTCCTTCCGTTTTTGTGTCTTTGGAATTTAATATTCTCAATTTGTCTTTGATGTAGGAAGCCAAGTTTCTGTGCTGAGTAATTTCATAGTTGTGTCCTGTCTCACTTCAAATGGAATGCTAATGGGTTGCAATGAAACTCCCAAATGCTGAATTTTAGTCTGTTTAGTTAAGCTAAGAAATGCCGTTCATAGCAGGGTAGCATAATCACAATGTTGAACTaaaagcataataataataataataataataatatatatatatatatatatatatatatataaataggctaatataatataatatagtctAATAATAGGCTTATATAATTGTCAAGATCATGTCTTTTCCTCAGTTCTCGTTTGTTACTATGGTTTCCATGTATgctaggccagtagttggcgatgtcactttgtaaagaaacactacgcgcctatagaccGAACACAATACGCATGCATAttacaaatttgcatttttgtagtttacttggagatgataacggtatcattttcaagAACTTGCACTTttaaacccgttttcaaaagttagtGTTTTCAGGCAGTGAAATAGAACTAATGCATGTAAAATTGAAGTATGTTCActggagttattttaaatatattggtGCTTACTCAGTTGAATTATGTTTCTGCTACACaaagtattttaagttatttttatgaGGAAAATTGAGTTGAAATTACTTAAGGGTGCATGTTGAAGACATGTAAAGGCTATTTGGTCAAACACAAATTAGATGAGTTCAAAATACTTATAAGTCTGATGCAAAAAgttgcctcaatttttttgagtaaaaccAAGGCgatattttttgcagtgcaaaacgctgttgttgtgtaaatgaatggccaaaacgtataaaatgttttcagtttttagtgtaaaactgtgttttttttagtgtaaaacggtacttttttttgtatgtatttaagTGGATTGAACACAATCAAATTAAGTTAGGACAAAATGTATACTGGCTGTCACTGGAACAGCCTTGTCTGAGGCAGTCAGTGCCCATAATGTTTTCATCAACGtacaggttataaagtttattgtagctGTATGGGTGCTCAGTTTTTcgtgtattatattatatattgtttattcCATTGCGAACAAGCAGACATCTATCTTCAAACTGTGCACGGCACTTAATTGAAAGATTAAAGAGTTGGGTGGAGTTTCAAGGTTTGACAACAGTTTGATGATCCAGTGgagttttttaaaagcttttcattggttaaatattaataaaatccaCATACAGGTGTAAAAGATGACCAATAgcattgatttttaaaaataaaataaataaaaaatgaagacCAGCCTTGTTGGCAGAGGGAGTAAGGTGCGTCGCAGATACTTTTGACACGATCAACCTGAGTTCGAATTTGCCTTTTGCCAAACTCGTTCTTCTCCCTTTTCTCTTTCCATATCAGAttggaaaggcatttattttcaataaatatgaagaaaatatttaatgGTTATTTAATAATGAAGTGTTTTTTGGGTAGGGTTAGAGGTAGATGTACTATAGGTAGGTCTTTATTGTCCCAATAAGgtggcatttatttaataatcatttactCTCAATATGGTattattgcatactgttttataatgtaCTAAAATACTGAGGTGTAAATAGTATATAACTATTTtttacacttattgcaaagaaaatACTGGTATTTTTACATAGTGTAACTGGAATCTatcactatttgcacttagCGTTTATTGCATTTATCGCTATATTtgagtgtaaatagcatctatcactaGTGTAAAGAGCATCTATTGTTATTCGCACATagtataaatataatgtaatatattatattacaataatataataataataataataatataataatttaaaataatataatatataaacattgatttttGAGGGTTCCCTCACAGATAACTCATCTCATAAGAAGTGCACCACACCCTCATGCTCAGTAGAACATGTGAAGGTCCCTGTAGTGTTACTGTCTGATGGAGCTCAGTGAGATGTCAGGTTTCCCGCTGAGGCTCCTCTACCCACTATCAATGTGCTATGCCATCTGATCTTCTACCCTCGCTCATGCTATTTTTAAATTCTAAGCTCTTTGGTCGtccatgttaaaaaataatggaGTTGCTTTTACCAACCTTAAATTAGTTTTGCTTTCCATGTTCTGGAATAAACAAGGTAAATATTTAACCTTTAGAGTGCCtaagattttaaatatttaaccaTCAAAGTTCTCCAGCAACGCTTACAGACAACATATGTTGACTCATGTATAATAAATTGCTTGTGATGTTCCTCATTTGTCAAGTCGCTAAGGATGAAAGCATCCGctgaatgattaaatgtaaatgttgctgtgaaaaaaaaaaatcccagttTAAGCCAGTCTTAggtggtttgctggtcttaggTTTAAACTATAGTCTCTCTGACCAAGCTGGTTTCCAATTAtcttaaaagtactaaaaaaggATGGCTGGATGGCCACCTAACCACCTTAAGCTGAATTAAGCTGTTTTTTAAGCATGTTATAATCCACTAAAAAAACATGTCTCCTAGGGGTTTGTGGGAGTGAGGGTTTAGCTCCTGTTTTAGCAAGGTGCGTCTGTGCCCTAGAGACACTACCTTCATTTACACCCTTCTTCACACTTTGCCATGACAGTTGCAGGGTAATGCCAGGCTACAGCCCACCTACTTTCTTTCTCTTCTATTTTCGTCAATGCCCTTTCCTCTTTGAGGTCCTCACCTACGTGACGTGATGGCTACTGTCTCCTCAAATCACATTCGGTCGAACAAAACTCTGAAGTTAAGGTCACTGTTGCTTAATTTAGATATCCTCAAAGTAGCAAGGCCTGATTCACTTttctataaattatttaatgtgaTTTGATGTTGGTTGTACATTATgctgaaaaatgagaaaaagtgcTCCTTATCTGTGTGAGGTCTCATTAAATCTGGGACAGAGAGACATCTGTTTGAAAAAGGTTAGCACATAGTGGCTATTCTGGCAAATGGGCCATAATTCAGACAAATTGGATAGAACTGCAATTGTGTGAATGTGGCAGAAACAATAAGCATTAGCACAGTTATATGAGGAACTCTTATTCTCAAATGCCACTGTCTGGTTTTAATGTATTCATACTCTCTTTGCTAACTGGGCCCAATCCAAGGACACCAAAATTTAGTTCAAGGGAAAGCAAGAGTTTAATTAAACATACCTGGgcaacactttataataaatgatgGTACCAagtcattaaaaacattatataacaaatTATATGATCTGCTTTTTCTACACTTATTTTGAAGGAAAATGTGTGTAATTGATTTAAACTTGGTAAAATGAGAATTCTACACTCctattgaaaatatatatataaaatttgacaaaatatttaacaaatgaacATGCAAAAATGGTGTGGGTGGGGGTGTTTAAATTCTGTGGAAATCTGCAAAGCTTTTTGTGCATGCAGATCAACGTGGGATTAAAGATCAGTAGTTTGTGCATAATCGATTACTAACATAGAACtcaaaatctattaaaataattactaaaacataattcattaaaaaagaaattcattagATTATTCAACCATTTTAATGTGCattcactaaaaatattttgagcattctataatttaataatgttaacaaatgaatgtCAAACTGTCATTGATGCATGctattataataacattataataacattataataacatGCATTAGTTTAGTTATCCATACCCAAAGTGTTTCTGCTAAGAAATTTCCCATtggaattaataaattaaacgtCACACATAAAGTTATGAGTCTCTTACATGTTTATGTGCATTGTGCTTCTGATTtcattttaactaatgttaagatGCTGTGCATTATTCACCATTTCGCAGACTGATAATAACATCCATGCAGAATTCTGGATGGATGCTGTTGCTGCGTCTGTACAGC
This window harbors:
- the rgs8 gene encoding regulator of G-protein signaling 8, with the translated sequence MKTRLGCLSNKSDSCSDFSEFLPPAQERSTRYLKLSNDEVTRWADSFDALLSNKYGLAAFRTFLKTEFSDENIEFWLACEDYKKIKSPAKMMSKASKIYKEFIDIHAPREVNIDHRTREETKQRLLEPTPNSLNEVQAKVYSLMEKDSFPRFIRSKIYQDLLNRTQIYCQRKSV